The following coding sequences are from one Candidatus Thorarchaeota archaeon window:
- a CDS encoding ATP-binding protein, whose translation MNTHENIPETLFTDFDGIFDGTLARVVTVPANYTSEWAGSAARYECKIKVRYNKELMSLLEEGMMLAVPNFRGVSKKSVKDNIQRFTVMVISKVWPQHYGLKGVSDSHYFPLQFEVTEQAVDDWDTDDQTTMLVEMSAIPINQDLVVLPDGTIEFRKGFSYPLVGSKVHVLSMETIDYVYNARVREALGVKTGKTVSNPRKDPRVGVLRMFQESDVEIPIYVDLEKLVRYHFGIFSFTGGGKSNLLSNLFRRILYHSPDTKLVIFDISCEYPFLLSDVLLDPKISSSVILEQEATSGADFARSIVKPRDFEDDPRASKVLESVFDRGVVTFYSPPSTQIPTYGAILSEIRTLRNGSLDRPNYVQAMDDILYSVVGWMGSWGKNEGDMIDDDFVDHLSKASMDAMAKFKVNERATIHAWASTRDSLKISIQRAQGAVQKGVTTTEILKMLGGDERLIIISIADPDTLRELVIRLTSASLKYRKKTFEIKPHILFVFDEAQEFIPSRASGLLDDCSRAVERLLRQGRKYGLGGAIATQRIAYLNTNILQQLHTFFVGTLPRPYDRTVVSSSFQIDLSILDKTLEFPPGSWLLSSYIATGLDNVPIFVKADNSEDVLRSHVEKYS comes from the coding sequence TTGAACACACACGAAAATATTCCTGAAACATTGTTTACAGATTTTGATGGGATCTTTGATGGCACCCTTGCCAGAGTGGTGACAGTGCCCGCGAATTATACTTCAGAGTGGGCGGGATCTGCTGCACGGTATGAGTGCAAGATCAAAGTCCGGTACAACAAGGAACTGATGTCCTTGCTTGAAGAGGGCATGATGCTTGCAGTACCGAATTTCAGAGGCGTGTCGAAAAAGAGTGTCAAAGATAACATTCAGCGTTTTACCGTCATGGTCATCTCAAAGGTCTGGCCACAGCACTATGGTCTCAAGGGTGTGAGTGATAGCCACTATTTCCCTCTACAGTTTGAGGTCACTGAACAGGCGGTTGATGACTGGGACACGGACGACCAGACGACCATGCTTGTTGAGATGTCCGCGATTCCCATAAACCAAGACCTCGTGGTATTACCGGATGGGACGATTGAGTTCCGGAAGGGCTTTTCTTATCCCCTTGTTGGTTCGAAGGTTCACGTCCTGAGTATGGAGACCATAGACTACGTGTACAATGCTCGTGTACGTGAGGCCCTTGGAGTAAAGACGGGCAAGACGGTTTCGAACCCACGTAAAGATCCGCGGGTTGGTGTGTTACGAATGTTTCAGGAATCGGACGTAGAGATTCCTATCTATGTTGATCTTGAGAAACTCGTTCGTTATCACTTTGGGATTTTCTCATTTACCGGTGGTGGGAAGAGCAACCTGCTCTCCAACCTCTTCAGGCGAATCCTCTATCACAGCCCCGATACGAAGCTCGTCATCTTTGACATAAGCTGTGAGTATCCCTTCCTTCTCAGCGATGTTCTTCTGGACCCAAAGATCTCCAGCTCCGTCATTCTCGAACAAGAGGCAACTAGTGGGGCAGATTTTGCGCGATCAATAGTCAAACCCCGCGACTTTGAGGACGACCCTCGCGCGTCTAAGGTCTTAGAATCGGTCTTTGATCGTGGTGTTGTGACCTTCTACAGTCCGCCCTCGACTCAGATCCCCACGTATGGTGCGATCCTGAGCGAGATTCGGACGCTACGGAATGGAAGTCTTGACCGGCCCAACTATGTTCAGGCGATGGATGACATCTTGTATTCGGTGGTTGGTTGGATGGGTTCGTGGGGCAAGAACGAGGGTGATATGATCGATGATGACTTTGTTGACCATCTCTCCAAGGCGTCTATGGATGCAATGGCCAAGTTCAAGGTCAATGAACGTGCGACCATTCACGCTTGGGCATCGACAAGAGACTCGTTGAAGATTTCAATTCAACGAGCTCAAGGGGCTGTCCAAAAAGGTGTGACGACTACTGAGATTCTTAAGATGCTAGGCGGAGACGAACGGCTCATCATTATCTCCATTGCAGACCCAGACACGTTGAGAGAACTTGTGATCCGTCTGACCAGTGCTTCTCTAAAATACAGGAAGAAGACCTTTGAGATCAAGCCTCACATACTCTTTGTGTTCGATGAGGCGCAGGAGTTCATTCCTAGCCGTGCCTCAGGTCTGCTTGATGATTGCAGTCGTGCTGTGGAGCGGTTGCTCAGGCAGGGACGAAAATACGGGCTTGGTGGTGCTATTGCCACGCAGCGGATTGCTTATCTGAATACGAACATCTTGCAGCAACTGCATACCTTCTTTGTGGGGACTCTTCCGCGACCCTATGATCGGACTGTGGTCAGCAGCTCATTTCAGATTGATCTTAGCATCCTCGACAAGACCCTAGAGTTTCCGCCAGGTTCGTGGTTGCTCTCAAGCTATATTGCCACAGGACTTGATAATGTACCGATCTTTGTCAAGGCTGATAATTCCGAGGACGTATTACGATCTCACGTCGAGAAGTACTCCTAG
- a CDS encoding Coenzyme F420 hydrogenase/dehydrogenase, beta subunit C-terminal domain, producing the protein MAVDVARGLARGSRWLKANTKRLAFRRLKKDVIDREACTECGACVSNCPEDALALVETDDRFVPTLTGKCSACGICYVVCPRTHVFWDDLLGEFRSVWQARVKEGHGGQNGGVVTAILAYMLENDLTDGAVVVRHDDGRKWRPVSTIVRTPEEVQASGGTWYTHAPVVQEMMNGFRQGFSRIAVVGTSCDIDAIHKLETHPAGLLQVESAAHVFKIGLFCMKAFDYKRLRNFMAESHLGMTEITKMEITAGKFRVFVGDEVREWPLSVFDSIGASSCSYCHDLTAKNSDISCGNFGSDDEWTSVIIRSVEAEHIFQEMVAAGILEAEVIEGKPLRTIRNMARAKAMRYYSLPTV; encoded by the coding sequence ATGGCAGTGGATGTTGCACGAGGCCTTGCCCGTGGGTCACGATGGCTAAAGGCAAACACGAAGCGTCTTGCATTCAGACGACTAAAGAAAGATGTTATAGATCGTGAAGCGTGTACCGAGTGTGGGGCGTGCGTTTCGAACTGCCCTGAGGATGCATTGGCCCTAGTAGAGACCGATGATCGATTCGTTCCCACGCTGACTGGTAAGTGTAGTGCTTGTGGGATCTGTTATGTCGTCTGTCCACGGACCCATGTCTTTTGGGACGATCTCCTTGGCGAATTCCGGAGTGTCTGGCAGGCCCGTGTAAAGGAAGGCCATGGTGGACAAAACGGTGGTGTGGTCACTGCCATTCTTGCCTATATGTTGGAGAATGATCTCACCGATGGAGCTGTGGTCGTGCGTCATGATGATGGACGGAAATGGCGGCCAGTTTCCACCATTGTCAGAACTCCTGAAGAGGTTCAAGCGTCAGGCGGGACATGGTATACACACGCTCCTGTTGTTCAGGAGATGATGAACGGGTTTAGACAGGGTTTCTCGCGTATTGCTGTTGTCGGGACTTCGTGTGACATTGACGCCATTCACAAACTTGAGACCCATCCTGCGGGTCTGTTACAAGTGGAGTCTGCTGCTCATGTCTTCAAGATCGGTCTCTTTTGTATGAAGGCCTTTGACTATAAACGACTGAGAAATTTCATGGCCGAGTCGCACCTTGGGATGACCGAGATCACCAAGATGGAGATTACAGCCGGAAAGTTTCGTGTCTTTGTTGGTGATGAGGTCCGCGAGTGGCCCCTCTCTGTCTTTGATTCGATAGGTGCTTCTTCTTGTTCGTACTGTCACGATCTCACTGCCAAGAATAGTGATATCTCCTGTGGCAACTTTGGCTCTGATGATGAGTGGACCTCAGTCATCATTCGTTCCGTAGAGGCTGAGCATATCTTTCAAGAGATGGTCGCGGCTGGAATTCTTGAGGCCGAGGTCATCGAGGGGAAACCACTCAGAACCATACGGAATATGGCCCGTGCAAAAGCAATGCGTTACTATTCTCTTCCCACAGTTTAA
- a CDS encoding NTPase: protein MMMNILLTGPPGIGKTTAIQTIVERLGSAVAGGFWSREIRQDRQRVGFEIISLAGELGILAHVKGVTGPRLGKYRINVADIERVAVPAMRAARETNKIIIVDEIAKMELFSQSFRDEVSRCLDTGRVIGTIQQRSLDFLDAVRARPDVLLLTLTKENRVQAPEKVLGLLDV from the coding sequence ATGATGATGAACATTCTTCTGACTGGCCCTCCTGGAATCGGTAAGACCACAGCGATCCAGACCATTGTAGAACGATTAGGATCTGCTGTTGCAGGCGGCTTCTGGTCACGGGAGATTCGTCAAGACCGCCAGCGTGTAGGCTTCGAGATTATCTCACTGGCTGGCGAACTTGGCATTCTGGCACATGTTAAGGGCGTGACAGGACCGCGTCTTGGGAAATATCGAATCAATGTTGCGGATATTGAACGAGTGGCAGTTCCTGCGATGCGTGCAGCACGCGAAACCAACAAGATCATTATTGTGGACGAGATCGCAAAGATGGAACTCTTCTCTCAGTCCTTCAGAGATGAGGTCTCACGCTGTCTGGATACGGGTCGTGTCATAGGGACTATCCAACAACGTTCTCTAGATTTTCTTGATGCTGTACGAGCGAGACCTGATGTCTTACTTCTCACACTTACAAAAGAGAATAGAGTGCAGGCCCCTGAAAAAGTACTGGGCCTGCTCGATGTATAG
- a CDS encoding F420-dependent methylenetetrahydromethanopterin dehydrogenase, giving the protein MSSERIKIGILKLGCIGAVPFADVMLDERAERNDIETRAFTSGSKMDPDICLATLGSLLEYGPDLVVVVSPNASLPGPTKVREQLHATGIPTLNVSDGPAEKTFYTKDEAGKKIPSVLDRQGFVILPMDPMIGARREFLDPSEMVLFNAHLLQVFAATGVTRLLTSIIDDIITSLQENRPPSLPTMKVSAEDVIASGDFSNPYAAAKAYAAIKILEGIAKVTTTASFKVKKKKRYVPMVTAGHEMMRAAAILADEAREIEKSNDSLLRTPHSPAGLTLRKRGLLGPYDSTDQTS; this is encoded by the coding sequence ATGTCTAGTGAGAGGATCAAGATTGGCATTCTTAAACTTGGATGCATTGGGGCAGTCCCTTTTGCAGATGTTATGCTTGATGAGCGTGCAGAACGGAATGATATTGAAACCCGTGCATTTACAAGTGGTTCGAAGATGGATCCGGATATCTGCCTCGCGACTCTTGGATCTCTTCTTGAATACGGCCCTGATTTGGTGGTTGTCGTTAGTCCCAATGCTTCATTACCCGGGCCGACCAAAGTGCGTGAACAGCTTCATGCTACTGGGATACCCACGCTCAATGTTTCTGATGGTCCTGCTGAGAAGACGTTCTATACAAAGGATGAGGCGGGCAAAAAAATCCCCTCTGTACTTGACAGGCAAGGATTCGTGATACTGCCAATGGATCCTATGATAGGAGCACGACGCGAGTTCCTAGACCCCTCTGAGATGGTCTTGTTTAATGCACATCTCCTACAGGTCTTTGCAGCAACGGGTGTCACTCGCCTACTCACATCCATCATTGATGATATCATCACGAGTCTACAAGAAAACAGACCTCCATCTCTCCCCACTATGAAGGTCTCGGCGGAGGACGTGATCGCTTCTGGTGACTTCTCAAATCCCTATGCAGCCGCAAAGGCTTATGCGGCCATTAAGATCTTGGAGGGAATTGCAAAGGTCACAACGACCGCCTCTTTCAAGGTCAAGAAGAAAAAACGGTATGTGCCTATGGTCACGGCTGGTCATGAGATGATGCGGGCTGCTGCTATCTTGGCAGATGAGGCCCGGGAGATTGAGAAGTCTAACGACTCGCTCCTGAGGACCCCTCATAGTCCGGCAGGGCTAACCCTCCGAAAGCGAGGTCTTCTAGGTCCGTACGACTCTACTGATCAAACTTCCTGA
- a CDS encoding PAS domain-containing sensor histidine kinase, with protein MARDRSTTSISSRLRDVLDANVQMVDDLGLLLLGLDPDGIIRVANEWFFTVLQLNHSDVIGHSFQDFISRVPDAVDLEDVRQQLVSGKLERYELVTKMHGEKDGIIKWVLSPIVSESLIIGIRATGVVVDDVIQLITDCCDDPFVYRGIIEQIPTGVLLVDKDERILYANPVASQILDKSLDELIHTKFTDLVLDEDKHIVGEQTQKRLRGEVSSYTVRIADGQGDIRYIQIEAAPYKNSQGIIEYTLGYIVDVTSMIQAQKTIDAERGKLRIIAEASNDAIVIIDDDFRVVFWNKAASALFGYDAEEVLFKRVVDIVSSKQTKQVVKRAMKLVGSTTVPKRLQNIRIPRRDGTFVDVQINMGHLELEGTRYTIGIFRDVTDKLKSEKMQEQQHRELQLYASLLRHDLRNEIGLILSNIDIARVLLNDEMSPELIEVFESTESVCSRILRILSTFGKPRESGSGDLRDIINKLVESQLSTYPRLTITVTGLSENQELPVVGTTLLPMVFENLIRNTVTYVGDDAHITFQVKKNDEDVEIIVKDDGSGISKGIRERLFQRGVTTRGTGLGLYLIREIITMLGGTIELLDSGPGEGAVFRIRVPLL; from the coding sequence ATGGCTCGAGATCGATCTACTACTTCCATCTCTTCCCGATTGAGAGATGTATTAGATGCCAATGTGCAAATGGTCGATGACTTGGGCCTACTTTTACTTGGCCTCGATCCAGATGGAATCATTCGTGTTGCAAATGAATGGTTTTTCACGGTTCTGCAACTGAACCACAGTGATGTTATTGGTCATTCTTTTCAGGACTTTATTTCAAGAGTTCCTGATGCAGTTGATCTTGAAGATGTGAGGCAACAGTTGGTCTCGGGAAAACTTGAGCGGTATGAACTTGTCACCAAGATGCATGGTGAGAAAGATGGTATAATCAAATGGGTTCTCTCCCCAATCGTTTCAGAATCCCTGATAATTGGCATTCGGGCTACTGGTGTTGTTGTTGATGATGTCATTCAATTGATCACCGACTGTTGTGATGACCCGTTTGTCTACAGAGGTATCATCGAGCAGATTCCAACGGGAGTATTGTTGGTTGATAAAGACGAACGGATTCTGTACGCAAACCCAGTTGCCTCCCAGATCTTGGACAAGTCTCTTGATGAATTAATTCATACGAAGTTTACGGACTTGGTGCTTGATGAGGATAAGCATATAGTAGGCGAGCAGACCCAGAAACGGTTACGGGGCGAGGTCTCTTCCTATACCGTGCGCATCGCTGATGGGCAGGGCGACATTCGTTATATCCAGATCGAGGCCGCACCTTACAAGAATTCTCAGGGCATCATCGAATACACACTCGGATATATTGTAGATGTCACGTCTATGATCCAGGCTCAGAAGACTATTGACGCTGAACGTGGAAAATTAAGAATTATTGCCGAAGCCTCAAATGACGCAATTGTCATAATTGATGATGACTTCAGAGTAGTGTTTTGGAATAAGGCCGCCTCTGCTCTCTTTGGTTATGACGCGGAAGAGGTGCTTTTCAAGAGGGTCGTCGATATTGTTTCCAGCAAGCAGACTAAACAAGTCGTAAAGCGTGCAATGAAACTTGTTGGATCGACCACAGTTCCCAAGCGTCTTCAAAATATACGAATCCCCCGACGAGATGGGACGTTTGTCGATGTCCAGATTAACATGGGCCATCTTGAGCTTGAGGGTACGCGTTACACCATCGGAATCTTTCGAGATGTTACCGACAAGTTGAAGTCCGAGAAGATGCAAGAACAACAGCACCGTGAGCTTCAGCTCTATGCATCTCTCCTACGACATGATCTACGTAATGAGATAGGGTTGATACTCTCTAACATTGACATTGCAAGAGTTCTACTGAACGATGAAATGAGCCCGGAACTGATCGAAGTCTTCGAATCGACTGAGAGTGTATGTTCTCGAATTCTTCGAATCCTCTCGACCTTTGGGAAGCCGCGTGAGAGCGGATCTGGTGATCTACGCGATATAATTAACAAGTTAGTCGAGAGTCAGCTCAGTACTTACCCCCGACTGACCATAACCGTGACCGGTCTTTCTGAGAATCAAGAGCTTCCAGTTGTTGGAACCACACTTCTTCCAATGGTGTTTGAAAACCTTATCCGAAATACTGTGACCTATGTCGGGGATGATGCACATATCACCTTTCAAGTGAAGAAGAATGATGAGGATGTGGAAATAATTGTGAAGGACGACGGTTCGGGGATTTCCAAGGGGATTCGTGAACGCCTATTTCAGAGAGGGGTCACAACACGAGGGACCGGACTGGGACTCTATCTCATTCGTGAGATCATCACAATGTTGGGTGGTACCATTGAGCTTCTAGACTCAGGTCCTGGGGAGGGTGCGGTATTCCGGATTAGAGTGCCTCTTCTCTAG
- a CDS encoding alpha/beta fold hydrolase, whose product MTEKPRGVERRPDEAEIGFLLVHGFCGNPLDMKSLGEFLEENGIASFTMILAGHETSPEDLAKTTIEDWYQSAAAALEYVRTWSLKHIYVAGLSLGGLVTLDLAYRQPQLEGIVLLSPAIKVGGFLGKLVPLIRRFHPYRTIDTSYLTELYDLPRRRYEREPLIAIQRLIAYAKRMQEKLPEIKTPTLIIQSGADKTVNPEGAKLIYDRIGIEDKELHYIEGAEHVITCHPKRSEAYPLIMDWIRQHALE is encoded by the coding sequence ATGACTGAAAAACCTCGCGGCGTTGAGCGACGACCAGATGAAGCAGAGATCGGATTTTTGTTAGTCCATGGCTTCTGTGGGAATCCCCTGGACATGAAGAGCCTTGGAGAATTCCTCGAAGAAAATGGGATTGCCAGCTTTACCATGATCTTGGCGGGACATGAGACCAGTCCTGAAGATTTAGCAAAGACAACTATTGAGGACTGGTACCAGTCCGCAGCGGCAGCCCTTGAGTATGTCAGAACGTGGAGCCTGAAACACATCTACGTTGCAGGTCTATCTTTGGGAGGCCTTGTCACCCTAGACCTTGCATATCGACAGCCACAACTTGAGGGAATTGTCTTGCTCTCGCCCGCAATAAAAGTAGGGGGCTTTCTTGGAAAGCTCGTACCATTGATCAGGCGATTCCACCCCTATAGGACCATCGACACCTCATATTTGACAGAGCTTTATGATCTCCCACGTAGACGCTATGAACGAGAGCCACTTATTGCAATCCAACGACTTATCGCCTATGCCAAGAGAATGCAAGAGAAATTACCAGAGATCAAGACGCCAACTCTCATCATCCAATCGGGAGCGGATAAGACTGTCAATCCTGAAGGTGCGAAGCTGATCTATGACCGCATCGGGATAGAAGACAAAGAGCTACATTATATCGAAGGCGCAGAGCATGTTATCACATGCCATCCTAAACGCAGTGAGGCATATCCTCTCATCATGGATTGGATCAGACAACACGCCTTAGAGTGA
- a CDS encoding aldehyde ferredoxin oxidoreductase family protein has translation MDRCRNGRILWVDLTTGTTRSETLAPEVYHDFIGGKGLGAYLLFTHLSAGVDPLGPENMLIFLTGPLQALPGPSVGRWSMVTKSPLTGLFLDSHCGGPLGREIKRAGYDAVCVTGVASSPSVLVLSDDGVSIDDAPSLWGEGIYTTTRRLHEQYGSQAAVYTIGPAGEDQIPFATGACEIAHQTGRGGVGAVLGSKRLKAVVAHGTIKFEASDPDELRAVNREVTATWRENTEGFKSIGTAALVEIANELGQFPSRNWKAGFFEKYEDLDMHDLHKTNALGDHFSCPHCIMRCTHAYRAQDPRNPTEEIESTVEYETLGLMGGNLGISDPETVLQLNYLCDDLGLDTISCGSVIGFAMECFERGFITRDDLGFDLRFGDAAAALRLVPMIAKRERIGATLALGVRRAAEVIGHGSADLAVHVKGLECAAWDPRGRRGMGLSYATAEVGASHLRGWPATTEPPDSSAVDMVESMVRSRDEKVLTDSLIVCHFTYHLPLKLEQKIRLLNAATGASYTQEDIFRFAHRVATLTRLFNIREGVTRKDDDLPKRFWEPQTQGPRKGLAAYIDRNDFEQSLDRFYEIRGWSKDGVPLTETVKQLGLDSMSL, from the coding sequence GTGGACCGTTGCAGAAATGGAAGGATTCTCTGGGTCGATTTGACGACTGGGACAACTCGCAGTGAGACCCTTGCCCCGGAAGTCTATCATGATTTTATCGGTGGTAAGGGGCTTGGTGCCTATCTTCTGTTCACGCATCTCAGTGCAGGCGTGGATCCTCTTGGTCCCGAGAACATGCTCATCTTTCTAACAGGCCCCCTCCAAGCCCTTCCCGGTCCCAGTGTAGGTCGATGGAGCATGGTCACAAAATCTCCTCTCACCGGACTCTTTCTAGACTCTCATTGCGGTGGACCGCTGGGCCGGGAGATCAAACGAGCTGGATACGATGCGGTCTGTGTGACTGGAGTCGCCTCTTCTCCGAGTGTTCTTGTCTTGTCTGATGATGGTGTTTCGATAGATGATGCGCCCTCTCTCTGGGGCGAGGGGATCTATACAACAACGCGTCGGCTTCATGAGCAATATGGTTCTCAGGCAGCGGTCTATACGATCGGTCCTGCCGGAGAAGATCAAATCCCCTTTGCCACTGGTGCCTGTGAGATCGCACATCAGACCGGGCGAGGTGGAGTTGGAGCAGTCCTTGGTTCCAAGCGTCTAAAGGCGGTGGTCGCTCACGGAACGATCAAATTCGAAGCATCTGATCCCGATGAGCTACGTGCTGTGAACCGTGAAGTGACTGCCACGTGGCGTGAGAACACGGAGGGCTTCAAGTCAATTGGAACCGCCGCCCTTGTTGAGATCGCAAACGAACTTGGACAGTTCCCGTCACGAAACTGGAAGGCCGGATTCTTTGAGAAGTACGAAGATCTCGATATGCATGACCTTCACAAGACGAACGCTCTCGGAGATCACTTTTCGTGTCCGCATTGCATCATGCGCTGTACACATGCCTATCGAGCTCAAGACCCACGTAATCCCACAGAAGAGATCGAATCGACTGTGGAATACGAGACCTTAGGTCTCATGGGCGGCAACCTTGGGATATCTGATCCGGAGACCGTTCTTCAACTCAACTATCTCTGTGATGATCTCGGACTCGATACGATCAGTTGTGGAAGTGTGATCGGTTTTGCTATGGAGTGCTTTGAACGTGGTTTCATTACACGTGACGATCTGGGATTTGATCTCCGATTTGGTGATGCTGCAGCAGCGCTCCGGCTCGTACCAATGATTGCGAAACGTGAGAGGATTGGTGCGACCTTGGCGCTTGGAGTACGGCGTGCGGCCGAGGTGATCGGACATGGCAGTGCCGATCTTGCAGTCCATGTAAAAGGACTTGAGTGCGCTGCGTGGGATCCCCGAGGCAGAAGAGGTATGGGTCTGTCATACGCCACTGCTGAGGTGGGTGCAAGTCATCTACGTGGCTGGCCTGCAACGACGGAACCTCCCGATTCTTCAGCGGTGGACATGGTGGAATCCATGGTTCGTTCCCGTGATGAAAAAGTCCTGACCGACTCGTTGATCGTCTGTCACTTCACGTACCATCTGCCTCTCAAACTCGAGCAGAAGATCCGGTTGCTTAATGCAGCGACCGGGGCGAGCTATACGCAAGAGGACATATTCCGATTTGCTCATCGTGTGGCGACTCTTACCCGGCTGTTCAATATCAGAGAGGGCGTGACTCGTAAGGATGATGATCTGCCGAAGCGGTTCTGGGAACCCCAGACACAAGGTCCACGTAAGGGACTTGCTGCATACATAGATCGTAATGACTTCGAGCAGAGCCTTGATCGATTCTACGAGATTCGTGGTTGGAGTAAGGATGGTGTTCCACTGACTGAGACCGTCAAGCAATTAGGACTGGACTCGATGAGCCTCTGA
- a CDS encoding MinD/ParA family protein, giving the protein MVKGKIVSIHSFRGGTGKSNIAANLSATAALEGKRVAVMDTDMASPGIHIIFGKGRQRLEYTLNDYLRGECDIGDTCLDLTEELGIKKGKLFLIPSSMSASDITRILREGYEVSDLRNGFHDVIKQKKLDYLIIDTHPGLDRETLLSMATADYLFVVARVDEQDLLGTAATLSVARKLQVPDIHIVINKKPKIYEDKDIIRQVEQKFKAKVATIIPLLPLLIEAGSRYVVTLRHPDSVFTKKMEDLYRIFAK; this is encoded by the coding sequence ATGGTGAAAGGAAAGATAGTAAGCATTCATTCGTTTAGAGGCGGTACAGGAAAATCAAACATAGCGGCTAATCTGTCAGCAACTGCGGCCCTTGAAGGAAAACGTGTTGCAGTCATGGACACCGATATGGCAAGCCCGGGGATTCACATCATATTCGGTAAGGGTCGTCAAAGACTAGAGTACACACTCAACGACTATCTCAGAGGAGAGTGTGACATCGGTGACACGTGTCTCGACCTCACAGAAGAACTTGGGATCAAAAAGGGAAAACTCTTTCTCATACCATCATCGATGAGTGCCTCAGACATTACTCGCATCCTTCGTGAAGGCTACGAGGTCAGTGATCTGAGAAATGGGTTCCACGACGTGATCAAACAGAAAAAATTGGACTATCTTATTATTGACACTCACCCGGGTCTCGACCGGGAGACCCTACTCTCAATGGCCACCGCAGATTATCTCTTTGTCGTTGCGAGGGTTGATGAGCAGGACCTGCTGGGGACGGCGGCCACTCTAAGCGTTGCAAGAAAATTGCAGGTCCCCGACATTCATATAGTAATTAATAAAAAACCGAAGATCTACGAGGACAAGGACATCATCAGACAAGTCGAACAGAAGTTCAAGGCAAAGGTGGCAACCATTATCCCATTGCTCCCTCTACTGATCGAGGCTGGAAGTAGATACGTGGTGACCTTACGGCACCCGGATAGTGTGTTCACTAAAAAGATGGAAGACCTCTATCGCATATTTGCCAAATGA
- a CDS encoding class I SAM-dependent methyltransferase: MQSIEVFEKNAQEYDEWFKANRFVYESEIKTVRRVLPASGRGLEIGVGTGRFAEPLGIRVGVEPAREMAEIAQSRGIEVLGATAERLPFRDASFDFVVMVVTICFVQDPLRAIREAARVLVPGGTIIVGLVDRDSFLGRQYESRKNQSKFYQPATFYSASEVSSWLSETGFTHVESFQTLFKDLSKITAVEPFRSGHGQGGFVVFSAQIP; this comes from the coding sequence TTGCAAAGTATTGAGGTATTCGAAAAGAATGCACAGGAATATGATGAATGGTTCAAGGCAAATCGTTTCGTCTACGAGTCAGAGATCAAAACAGTGCGGCGCGTTCTTCCAGCAAGTGGCCGAGGTCTTGAGATTGGTGTTGGTACCGGAAGATTTGCAGAGCCTCTCGGAATTAGGGTTGGTGTTGAACCTGCGCGAGAGATGGCCGAGATTGCGCAGAGTCGTGGAATTGAAGTCCTTGGGGCAACTGCTGAGCGCCTTCCTTTTCGGGATGCCTCTTTTGATTTTGTTGTGATGGTCGTGACCATTTGTTTTGTACAAGATCCCCTTCGAGCTATCAGAGAGGCCGCGAGAGTTCTTGTTCCCGGTGGAACGATAATTGTTGGTCTGGTCGATCGAGATAGTTTCTTGGGCCGACAGTACGAATCGAGGAAGAATCAGAGCAAGTTTTACCAGCCTGCAACGTTTTATTCTGCAAGTGAGGTCTCATCGTGGCTTAGCGAGACAGGGTTTACTCATGTAGAGAGCTTTCAGACGCTCTTCAAGGATCTCTCAAAAATTACTGCGGTTGAACCGTTCAGATCCGGGCATGGTCAAGGTGGTTTTGTTGTCTTCTCCGCTCAAATTCCATAA